Below is a genomic region from Patagioenas fasciata isolate bPatFas1 chromosome 14, bPatFas1.hap1, whole genome shotgun sequence.
CACACAAAGCCCCGAGCACATTCCAAGGGATGCCCCAACGGGACTTTCACTTGCAATATTTAGCACTGTGGCATTGGCTCGATTAGTGACCTAAAAGTCAGACCTGAGGCAGTATCTGAGGATTTGCATAACTAACAAGCAGAGGGTGAATTTCAAAGTTCAGCCAGCCACTGTTTCCAGCCACCTTCCTGAGCTTTTTATAGAGCCAGGGTGCAATTCACAGGGAAGTTTGCAAATAATTGTGAATAAGGAGGAAGCATGAGGCTCTGACACGCTGCTCATGAAGATTTTATGAGCAGAAAAAGAGGTGACATCGGAGAGAGAAGTGAAGCCTGGGGACATCTTCCAGTTTGGTTCCCTTTAACCCCTGATTTCCAGCGACACTCTGGCGTCGCAGTCCCTTCTGCTGCAGGGTTGGTTATCTTGGCTCAGCTGGGTGAAGCACACACGTATTTAGCAACGGGTACTTAAATCATCCCCCTGTAAAGCCTGACTCTGCACTGAGTCACTAGGAGATTTCTCAGTGATTTTTCTCAGGCTCTGGATCGCATTTGCAGGAGCCCCAAACACATTCATATGCCCTGCATAACATTTTCTCTTACCACCACACAGCTCTTTCCCAAAAGCTTTCGAACTGCGGCCAAGAGCTGTTTATATAAGGCAAGACAGAGAGGGAACCTTAATTTACAACCCTCTGAAGCATTATGATTTATAGCATTCACAATGAAACTGTTGATATTTATAGCAAAAAAACCCGTGTATTCATTTCCTATTCCCACTGCCGTGAGATAGGTAGTTAATCAATCAAGACTGATTAAAGTCCAGTTTATTGATTTCAATAAAACAATTCATCCAAGAATTTCACCCTTATCTATGTCAAAACCATCTCTGCCCTACTCCCTTTCAAGCTCAATGGAGAAAGGTATCTTTTTcgtctatttttttaatttaaaggcaGCCATGGAAAACACAGGCTGCCTCCCAGCATCTCTCAGCACATGGTCCCACTGCGGCCAAATCCTGCAGCCGCTTGGCACCAGCAGTGCTGGGCTTGGACCTACCAGAGACACAAGGACAGATCCTTAATCTGTAAGTGCCTTAAAAAGGGACTTCACTGGTCATCCAACCCAGGGAAGCACCATAAGAATGGGGCTTTCACCCcagcacccatccctgcatctctggggctgggctggggcagctcctcagCTGCATGCAAGGGGAGCAAGGCTGACTTATTTCTCCCTTTGTATGCATTTAATCTAAGAGATACAAACTAAGCAACTAATGATATTTTTCCAGAATTCAATCAACTCAATTGTCATTTAACTCAATCAAAGGCCCTTTCAAGCCCCTGTTTTATCTCAGCCCCTCTGCTGGGTGTAAAACCATGCCCTTGATGCAGAGGAGAGGTGTGCTGTTGTCTTTCTCCCCTCATTAATTTCCCCCCCCTACCTTTCTCTTCAGATGAAATTGAGACATTCTGACCTACGAAACCTGCAGATGTGGCAGGGTCCCATCTGCATTGGGGGGGTTGCAGGATCACACCCGCTTTCCACTGCAGAGCAGAGTGAAGCCTTCAGCCCCAGCACACCAGTGAGTCCCTATCGCTGGGTACAGGGGGAGGCATTTTTCCCAAATAGGTATATTCAGTGATTAAAATGGGCCAGGAAATACCAGcctgcctctcccctcctctttccAGACtgaagctggggttttttttccattcatcagGACGTTCTGCCTGCTCCGCCACGGTCACTGCTCCTTCTGGGAcagccccatccccatccctgccacACGGATCCGGTGAACACGAGGAGCTATTTTCCATGCTGGAAGAGACCCCAGGCAGCTCTGCATGAGCTCCCCCTTGCATGAGGATCTTTGCATGGGGCTTGGCCAGTGGGGAGCCAGAAACAAGCCTAAAATTAAAGACACTTTGCAAACTGGGAGACCTGGCCCAAATCCTGGGGATATGGGGCAGCAGTAACCAAACGCAAACTCGTCCCCGAGAGATGCCCAGAGCCACCCCAGCAGCGAGTCTGGCCCCAGCAGTGCTCTGCGGAGCTCACGGCCAGcacaggagagggagaggggtgaCGGGTCCGGGCAAGCCCAGCGGGCAGGGGGTCTTGCTGTGGGCAGGATGGGTCcgggctgggctggcagcagcagtCGCAGCCTGAAGGGGAAGATGAAAGGGCACGGGCAGGGCAGGACAAAGGGCCCCACACCTCACCTCGCTGCCAAAGGAGCGGGTCACGATCTCCATGACAAAGCGAAGCTCTTGTCAATTTGGGCTGGCCCCAAGGGGGGATCTGCCCACAGCCTTTGAAGTGGGCAGCAGGGCCACCCCTGGCCAGCATGGACAAGGGGCTGGGGTCACCCAAACACTCCCCCCCACCCCTAGgtcaggagttcagcggggacaggaccccggggacaaggggacaggactAGGGGGACAGCACAGCCACTCAGTGCCGAAGCCAGCAGTAGGCATAGGAGCGGGGACACCCGCTCACGCAGTGCACGGCACCCACATGCTGTGTGCACGCACACATGGCGTGTCACACCCGGAGCACCCACATGCACCCTCCACGTGGCACTGTCCCCGATCACACCACACCTTGCACACACATCATACACACACTCTGCGCcttgcacacacagcacacacgcacacacacgctgCACCTTGCACTGTTCTCAACACACACCGCCTTGCACGCACACAGTGAGTGTGCAGCATTCCCTGTATACTCTCACTGACGGTCTATACAGCAAGCCCCATGCACATATGCTGCTTATGGCACcttgcacatgcacacagagccTATAGCACCTTGTGTGTACACCTTACAGACATGCACATAGCACATGCAGCACCTTCCCTCCACATATATACATATGATACCTTCCctacacacatatatgcacactGTACACATGCACGCAGCGTATGGCACCTCACACACACATATTTCCACCCCCCACACATGGGCTCTCACAGCTGCACACCAGCTCACAGCCGCAGCCCCACACGCTTCCCCTTGCACACATGAGACACCCTGTTCACACCCCCCTCGGGGCTGGTGGGACCCCAGGGGTCTTCTCCAGCTCTCCCCATCCAACGTGGTGGTGGCAGGAgagggcagggctgcagggacagagaCTGGCCAGGGAAACTGAATTTCCAGCCATATAATCCCTGCCACTAGTAACACCAGTCCCCTCCCTGCCCATCTCAGCCCCTGCCACCTGAGCAGTGGGATCCCCCTGCTCCTTGGGGTCCAGGGCCATGCCAAAGGCAGGCCAAGTGTGCTGTCCCCTTGCCAGGAGAGCCATGGGAGCAGGATCCAGCCCCTCAGGATGTGAAGCCCAGGGATTCTCCGCACAGAGGAAGGCGCAGGGGTGTGGTGTTGGGGGTTTCCTTAccgctgctgctggtgctgggaatgcTGCGCCTCATCCACTCGTACGGGGTGCGTCTCTGGGCATTAGGGGAGAGCTGGGGGACCGAGCTGCTGATGGGTGGAGGCAGGAGTCCAGAGCCTGGGGGCTGGATGGAGTTAAAATCTGGGGGGCTGAATCCAAACTGCCCTGGGCTGGCGGTGGAAGGTGCGGCGGCGGTGCTGTAGGAATGCCAGTCCTCCTTGGCAGGGGTGTAGGGAGAGCCCCAGGCGGCCGCCGGTTGCCCGTGGTGCGGGTCGTTGTTAATCCCAGGCACATGGTGGTAGCTGGCGAAGTCCGTGTACTGGGGCGGCCCCGGCACATAATTCTGGGGATTGATGTTGAGGCTGGGATGCCGGACAGGGCTGGGATACATGTTGGTGTCCTTATCCAAAAGATAACCTACATACATCTTCCCTGGCCGGCTCCGCGCACATGCTGCACTGCCGTGCTGCCGGCTGCGGGCCGGTTGGGTTTGGCGGGGAGGCGGCCGCCCCTCCTTCACCGCCGCTCACCTGGGCGCCTTGGGGAGCTGTGTCCCAGGGCCAGGCACCTCCCTGCCCATCGGCTTTTATTGGGCCCAACCTCTTGCAGCATTTGCATTGAAAGGCAGGTTTGCATTTCAAAGTGCAGGAACCCCAGCAGGGTGAGGGGGGTGAATTCAAACTTCCCATCCCAGCTGCAGGGTGGCTGAGGTGGTGGGTGACCTCAGGGAGCACCGAAGACCCCACGTCCCCTCTGCTGTCACCACCCAACAGCTGTCCCCATGCCACTGGCCATGGTCCCTTTGTAGCAGCTGGCTTTGAGGACACTAGGGCATCCAGGGTGTCACCCACCAGAATGCCCCAAGAGTGcccaccctgtccctgcagcCATCTGTACCCCAGAAGCAGGGTGCCTTGTGCTAAGCCCTTGCCATCTGTGGGCAGGGAAAAAGCTGGGCTGTGCCTGCCATCAGCCCTGTCCCCACGTTGGGGGACACCAAACCCTCACTCCGGTGTGGTGCTTTCCCAGGCCCAGTGGCAGCATCTGCCACGTTCGGAAAACGGGCACTGGTGGGAAGAGGAGGCTCTAGGTCCCCCTACATCTGCTCCATCCGAGGCCAAACCCACCCCTCCAACCCTGACAGCAAAGCTCAGCCCAGCCTCAGAGagcaggatggacagacagacagagccaGCTGTGTGCAGGGGGAATGCTCCCACCCAGCGGGGAACCCCCGGGCTCCAACGTGGCTCCAAGGAGCTCATGACCCTGCAGCAAGAGGAGTTTCTCACCTGTTTTCCCTCTTAAAGAAGTGAAACCATCTCCATATGTTTTCTGATATGGAAAACCAGGCAGAAACAGGACCCTCAAGCAGTGTCTCTGCCTGCAAGGCAGGAGGTGCCCACCAGCCAGAAACACCTTCCAGCACAGATCGCACACTTGTCACCTGTCAGGACAGACACACCTCTGCTTTGGAGGGGGACAAGGGACCACAGGTCAGCTCTGTGTCATTCAAGCCAGAAACCCCCACTATCTGCAGCCAGGAGCCTCCTCCCAGCCAACATCCTCTTCCCCACCGGCGTCACACTGAGGCTCCACTGGCCACCACCACTTAGTCACAGTTGTCCTTTGTAGTCTGGTTTTTTCTCCTCAAACCGAAGCACAGCTTTGCAGAGGCTCCAGGAGGGTGTTTTGTCACCTCCTCGAGGCCACCTCTACCCTTTTCTCCACACCAGCCCCTTGTCCTGCTGGAAATATCAGCAGGACAAGGACTGGTTGTTCCTCACCCTCCCGGGACAGAAACATCCTGGAATTTGAcaataagaaactgaaaaaaaaaaaaaaaaatattaatacagaggaaacaaaaacaaacaaacaaacaaaatttaggataaaaataagaggatgGAATAAAACGTGAGACTTTCAGGT
It encodes:
- the CDX1 gene encoding homeobox protein CDX-1, whose protein sequence is MYVGYLLDKDTNMYPSPVRHPSLNINPQNYVPGPPQYTDFASYHHVPGINNDPHHGQPAAAWGSPYTPAKEDWHSYSTAAAPSTASPGQFGFSPPDFNSIQPPGSGLLPPPISSSVPQLSPNAQRRTPYEWMRRSIPSTSSSGKTRTKDKYRVVYTDHQRLELEKEFHYSRYITIRRKAELAAALGLTERQVKIWFQNRRAKERKVNKKKMQQQSQPTSTTTPTPPAVGTPGPIGGLCSSSTPNLVSSSPLTIKEEFMP